Proteins encoded by one window of Salvia splendens isolate huo1 chromosome 7, SspV2, whole genome shotgun sequence:
- the LOC121742247 gene encoding lysine-specific histone demethylase 1 homolog 1-like — translation METTAPPPESTTTIPIPTDGDAPPDPVASHADPKSSSEPMETNDSTTGAEPVETNDSGNNPGPEPPAQPETQPRKRRRRRKKIFTDMISSTASRLRVLRPHTKPSAASASAADEDDDADALTGYLRKRRGSSDLSKEVDIEALIAISVGFPVDTLTEEEIEANVVPQIGGSEQANYIIVRNHILARWRSNVAVWLTRDQVLESIRVEHKNLVNSAYNFLLHYGYINFGIASAIRDVKSKSSDELPLGSVIVIGAGLSGLVAARQLIFLGFKVVVLEGRARPGGRVRTKRMSGSDGSVVGAADLGGSVLTGINGNPLGVLARQLGLPLHKVRDICPLYLPNGRMVNSDVDSKVESSFNKLLDRVCKLRQGIMEEIRSVDISLGTALEAFRHVYNVAEEPLERMLLDWHLANLEYANATLLSNLSMAFWDQDDPYEMGGDHCFIPGGNGRLVRALAEDLPIFYERPVSSVRYGSDGVMVYAGGQEYQGDMVLCTVPLGVLKRGTIDFEPELPQRKMDAIDRLGFGLLNKVAILFPYDFWGGEIDTFGHLTEDPSMRGEYFLFYSYCAVAGGPLLIALVAGEAAVKFEKSSAVESVNKVLDILKGIFSPKGIAVPDPIQAVCTRWGQDQFSYGSYSYVAVGASGDDYDILAESVADRVFFAGEATNKQYPATMHGAFLSGMREAAHIMRVTRRRSVASAAGARVNTTNHESNSVDPLFESPDLAFGCFAVVFDPQSTDMESDALLRVSVRSGNSDSDYIHLYGLLQRKQAVELNGLEDDVKRGETLAHGFKTRLVGISSLCNAAESLIRRIKAVKSTPN, via the coding sequence ATGGAAACCACGGCGCCGCCGCCGgagtccaccaccaccatcccTATACCCACAGACGGTGATGCGCCTCCTGACCCAGTCGCTTCTCATGCCGATCCCAAATCCAGTTCCGAACCAATGGAAACCAACGATTCCACCACCGGCGCCGAACCAGTGGAAACCAACGATTCCGGAAACAATCCGGGCCCCGAGCCCCCGGCCCAGCCCGAAACCCAACCGCGCAAGAGACGACGTCGTCGCAAGAAGATCTTCACTGACATGATTTCCTCGACGGCTTCGCGCCTGCGCGTTCTCCGCCCCCACACGAAGCCttccgccgcctccgcctccgctgCCGACGAAGACGACGATGCCGATGCTCTGACCGGCTACCTCCGCAAGCGGAGGGGTTCTTCCGATCTCTCTAAGGAGGTCGACATCGAAGCCCTAATTGCAATCTCCGTAGGGTTTCCCGTCGATACGCTGACGGAGGAAGAAATTGAGGCGAACGTCGTTCCGCAAATCGGCGGCTCGGAGCAGGCCAACTACATCATCGTGCGCAACCACATTCTCGCCCGCTGGCGCTCGAACGTCGCCGTTTGGCTCACCAGGGACCAGGTGCTGGAGTCCATACGCGTCGAGCACAAAAACCTTGTGAATTCCGCCTACAACTTCCTCCTCCACTACGGATACATCAATTTCGGTATCGCCTCAGCGATCAGGGATGTAAAGAGCAAGTCTTCGGATGAATTGCCGCTGGGAAGCGTGATCGTGATTGGCGCGGGCCTATCCGGTTTGGTCGCCGCTAGGCAGCTGATTTTCCTAGGCTTCAAGGTTGTCGTTCTTGAGGGCAGGGCCCGGCCCGGGGGTAGAGTTCGGACTAAGAGAATGAGCGGAAGTGATGGAAGTGTTGTTGGCGCTGCGGATTTAGGTGGGAGCGTGTTAACCGGAATCAATGGGAATCCGTTGGGTGTTTTGGCGCGCCAGCTTGGATTGCCACTTCATAAGGTGAGGGATATATGCCCCTTGTACTTACCTAATGGAAGAATGGTTAATTCTGATGTTGATTCGAAAGTGGAGAGCTCGTTTAATAAGTTGCTGGATAGGGTTTGTAAGCTTAGGCAGGGGATCATGGAGGAAATTAGGAGCGTGGATATTTCGTTGGGGACGGCATTGGAGGCGTTTAGGCATGTGTATAATGTAGCTGAGGAGCCATTGGAGAGGATGTTATTGGATTGGCATTTGGCGAATCTTGAGTATGCCAATGCCACTCTGTTGTCGAATTTGTCAATGGCTTTCTGGGATCAGGACGATCCCTATGAAATGGGTGGCGATCATTGTTTCATACCTGGGGGGAATGGGAGGCTTGTTAGAGCTTTGGCTGAGGACCTTCCGATCTTTTATGAACGGCCAGTTAGTTCTGTGAGATACGGCAGTGATGGGGTTATGGTATATGCCGGAGGGCAAGAGTATCAAGGTGACATGGTGCTTTGCACAGTCCCGCTAGGAGTGCTTAAGAGAGGGACAATTGATTTTGAGCCGGAGCTTCCTCAACGAAAAATGGATGCAATTGATAGATTAGGTTTTGGGTTGTTGAACAAAGTTGCCATTTTGTTCCCATATGATTTTTGGGGTGGAGAGATTGATACCTTTGGGCATTTGACCGAGGATCCTAGTATGAGAGGCGAATACTTTCTTTTTTATAGTTATTGTGCTGTGGCCGGTGGGCCGCTCCTTATTGCTCTTGTGGCCGGAGAAGCTGCTGTTAAGTTTGAAAAGAGTTCCGCGGTTGAATCTGTGAACAAAGTGTTGGATATATTGAAGGGCATTTTCAGCCCTAAAGGAATTGCAGTTCCAGATCCAATTCAGGCAGTTTGTACTCGTTGGGGTCAGGATCAGTTTTCGTACGGATCGTATTCTTATGTTGCAGTTGGTGCTTCAGGGGATGATTACGATATCCTTGCAGAGAGCGTTGCAGATAGAGTTTTCTTTGCTGGAGAAGCGACTAACAAGCAGTATCCAGCCACAATGCATGGAGCTTTTCTCAGCGGGATGAGGGAGGCCGCACATATAATGAGGGTGACGAGGAGAAGATCAGTCGCTTCTGCCGCAGGAGCTAGAGTGAATACCACGAATCACGAAAGCAACAGTGTTGATCCACTGTTTGAGAGCCCTGACCTTGCATTTGGCTGCTTTGCTGTTGTGTTCGATCCACAGTCAACAGATATGGAATCTGATGCTTTGTTACGAGTTTCAGTGAGGAGTGGTAATTCAGATTCGGATTATATCCATCTGTATGGGCTGCTCCAGAGGAAGCAGGCTGTCGAGCTGAATGGCTTGGAAGACGATGTAAAGAGGGGGGAGACGTTGGCTCACGGATTCAAGACGAGGTTGGTCGGAATAAGCAGCTTGTGCAACGCTGCTGAGTCTCTTATCAGGAGAATAAAGGCAGTGAAATCTACTCCAAATTAG
- the LOC121741677 gene encoding UDP-glycosyltransferase 85A8-like, producing MASISKPKPHAVCIPYPAQGHINPMFKLAKLLHRSGFLVTFVNTDHNHRRLIRSHGAASVSGLPGFRFEAIPDGLQPSDADATQDLAALCVSIPTACLEPFCDLIEKLNASAAAPVSCIVSDGVMSFTLKAAERFGLPEVMFWSASACGLLGYMHYKDLIHKGYIPLQDMSQMTNGYLETRIEWIPGMKNIRLADIPTFIRTTNIDDIYLNFMMQETAAMPRAKALIINTFSAFERDALAALSSSFPKIYTIGPLHLTPDDTNAHDQPFTSSLWKEEAECIAWLDTMAPASVVYVNFGSITVVTANQMTEFAWGLANSKKPFLWIIRPDIVSGEAAMLPPEFLTETKDNCMMVSWCPQEEVLKHPAVGGFLTHGGWNSTLESVVGGVPVIFWPFFAEQQTNCRYGCVEWGIGMEIDNDVKRDEVELLVREMMMDGEKWKEMRKNVVEWKRNAEESVAVDGSSFLDFKRLIEEELSV from the exons ATGGCATCCATTTCAAAACCCAAACCCCACGCGGTGTGCATACCCTACCCGGCGCAGGGGCACATCAACCCCATGTTCAAGCTAGCCAAGCTCCTCCACCGCAGCGGCTTCCTCGTCACCTTCGTCAACACCGACCACAACCACCGCCGCCTCATCCGCTCCCACGGCGCCGCCTCCGTGTCCGGCCTCCCGGGGTTCCGCTTCGAGGCCATCCCCGACGGCCTCCAGCCCTCCGACGCCGACGCCACGCAGGACCTCGCGGCGCTCTGCGTCTCCATCCCCACCGCCTGCTTAGAGCCCTTCTGCGACCTCATCGAGAAGCTCAACGCCTCCGCGGCCGCGCCGGTGAGCTGCATCGTCTCCGACGGCGTGATGAGCTTCACGCTCAAGGCGGCGGAGCGCTTCGGGCTGCCGGAGGTCATGTTTTGGAGCGCTAGCGCTTGCGGTCTCTTGGGGTATATGCACTATAAGGATCTTATTCACAAGGGATACATTCCTCTTCAAG ATATGAGCCAAATGACGAACGGATACCTAGAAACAAGAATCGAGTGGATACCAGGAATGAAAAACATAAGACTCGCCGACATCCCAACTTTCATCAGAACCACAAACATCGACGACATATACCTCAATTTCATGATGCAAGAAACCGCCGCCATGCCGAGAGCCAAAGCCTTGATCATCAACACCTTCTCCGCCTTCGAGCGCGACGCCCTCGCCGCTCTCTCCTCCTCCTTCCCCAAAATCTACACCATCGGCCCTCTCCACCTCACGCCAGACGACACCAACGCCCACGACCAACCCTTCACCTCCAGCCTATGGAAAGAGGAGGCCGAATGCATCGCTTGGCTCGACACCATGGCGCCCGCCTCCGTTGTCTACGTGAACTTCGGCAGCATCACAGTCGTTACTGCAAATCAAATGACTGAGTTCGCATGGGGGCTAGCCAATAGCAAGAAGCCCTTCCTGTGGATCATTCGCCCGGATATCGTATCCGGTGAGGCCGCCATGCTGCCTCCTGAGTTCCTGACGGAGACCAAGGACAAT tgCATGATGGTGAGCTGGTGCCCGCAGGAGGAGGTGCTGAAGCACCCTGCGGTAGGGGGGTTTCTGACGCACGGGGGGTGGAACTCGACTCTGGAGAGCGTTGTGGGCGGGGTGCCTGTAATATTCTGGCCGTTTTTTGCGGAGCAGCAGACGAATTGTCGGTATGGGTGCGTGGAGTGGGGGATAGGAATGGAGATAGATAATGATGTGAAGAGAGATGAGGTGGAGTTGTTGGTGAGGGAGATGATGATGGATGGGGAGAAGTGGAAGGAGATGAGGAAGAATGTTGTGGAGTGGAAGAGGAATGCGGAGGAGTCTGTTGCGGTTGATGGCTCTTCGTTTCTGGATTTTAAGAGATTGATTGAGGAGGAGCTCTCGGTTTAG